One genomic window of Fusarium fujikuroi IMI 58289 draft genome, chromosome FFUJ_chr01 includes the following:
- a CDS encoding related to component of NuA3 histone acetyltransferase complex, giving the protein MKRKVEAAVGSSKANKKKSKPSLTSEEAQKRFRAGLFDKKVLDSYTDQYAQSEPYKHAVINGLVDDSLLRSVRSEIKANVEFTPKETDIYKIHQSGDLANLDGLDDESLAKLPSLLKLRDAIYSEAFRNYVSHITNCGPLSGRKTDMAINIYTPGCYLLCHDDVIGSRRVSYILYLVDPDTPWKPEWGGALRLFPVQELKDKDGEIAKTPLPDVTKVIPPAWNQLSFFAVQPGESFHDVEEVYRAETKEQLERDGGRIRMAISGWFHIPQIGEDGYIKGEEERNAKNSGLMQLQGNPAQYDMPQPQVMKVDKASQDGFDEADLEFLLKYISPAYLVPDALEEISETFNEMFEITLPDILGKKFAQRLRDYVEAEEKKPAQEDTATIEKKTSWRVAKPPHKARYLYQQPSRPDQLRTSQEESPITELLDIFLPSRQFRQWLQMATKTTIESADLLARRFRRGLDYTLATGHEGKARVEINLGFTPTSGWGEDEEEDPEEEAEDQNGEDVKNKGKGKAKAVEKKKEEETPEVGGQEIFMSGDDDADEDAAVYKTGDDDDNILFFQAASWNKMTIVMRDSGALKFVKYVSKSAKGDRWDISGAFEIEEEEDDEDAGEGAAPDDDDDDEEEFQGFSPDAAESDSE; this is encoded by the exons ATGAAGAGAAAAGTGGAAGCAGCTGTTGGATCctccaaggccaacaagaaaAAGTCCAAGCCTT CTTTGACCTCAGAGGAAGCTCAGAAGCGGTTTCGTGCTGGTCTTTTCGACAAGAAGGTCCTCGATTCCTATACAGATCAATATGCCCAGTCAGAACCTTATAAGCATGCCGTCATCAACGGCCTTGTTGACGATTCCCTTCTTCGATCGGTTCGCagcgagatcaaggccaacgtCGAGTTCACCCCCAAGGAGACCGACATCTACAAGATCCACCAGTCAGGCGACCTGGCCAACCTCGATGGTCTAGACGACGAGTCTCTAGCTAAGCTGCCTTCGCTGCTCAAGCTGCGCGATGCTATATACTCCGAAGCCTTCCGCAACTATGTCTCTCACATTACCAATTGCGGCCCGTTGAGCGGTCGCAAGACTGACATGGCTATCAACATCTATACGCCTGGATGCTACCTCCTTTGCCACGACGACGTCATTGGTAGCCGGCGCGTTAGCTATATCCTCTACCTCGTTGACCCCGACACCCCCTGGAAGCCCGAATGGGGTGGTGCGCTCCGTCTGTTCCCCGTGcaggagctcaaggacaaggacggCGAGATCGCGAAGACACCGCTTCCTGACGTTACAAAGGTCATTCCGCCTGCGTGGAACCAGCTGAGCTTCTTCGCTGTCCAGCCTGGAGAGAGTTTCCACGACGTCGAGGAGGTCTATCGCGCCGAAACCAAGGAGCAGCTAGAGAGGGACGGTGGTCGCATTCGTATGGCTATCAGTGGATGGTTCCATATTCCCCAGATTGGAGAGGATGGTTACATcaagggagaagaggagagaaacgCCAAGAACAGCGGCTTGATGCAACTTCAGGGCAATCCTGCTCAGTACGATAtgcctcagcctcaggtTATGAAAGTTGATAAGGCCAGCCAGGATGGTTTCGACGAAGCTGATCTTGAGTTTCTGCTCAAGTACATCTCGCCTGCATATCTGGTTCCTGATGCCTTGGAGGAGATCTCCGAGACCTTCAACGAGATGTTTGAAATCACCTTGCCAGATATTCTGGGCAAGAAGTTTGCCCAGCGCCTAAGAGACTacgttgaggctgaggagaagaaaccCGCACAAGAAGATACCGCTACGATAGAAAAGAAGACTTCATGGCGTGTAGCCAAGCCTCCTCACAAGGCGCGATATCTCTACCAACAGCCCAGCAGACCTGATCAGCTTCGCACCTCACAGGAGGAATCTCCCATCACTGAacttctcgacatcttcctgCCCAGCCGTCAGTTCCGCCAATGGCTCCAGATGGCCACCAAAACCACCATCGAAAGTGCCGATCTCCTCGCGCGTCGTTTCCGCCGCGGTCTCGACTACACTCTCGCGACTGGCCACGAGGGCAAGGCGCGCGTAGAAATTAACCTCGGATTCACACCTACATCTGGCTGGggcgaagatgaggaagaggaccccgaggaagaagctgaagatcaGAACGGCGAGGATGTAAAGAataaaggaaaaggaaaagccaaggctgtagagaaaaagaaggaggaggaaacaCCTGAAGTCGGTGGCCAAGAAATCTTCATGtccggtgatgatgatgccgacgAAGATGCAGCGGTATATAAGACaggcgatgacgacgacaacattctcttcttccaggcTGCGTCATGGAATAAGATGACTATTGTTATGCGCGACAGCGGCGCTCTTAAGTTCGTCAAATACGTCAGCAAAAGCGCCAAGGGCGACCGATGGGATATCTCTGGTGCctttgagatcgaggaggaggaggacgatgaagacgctGGCGAAGGAGCTGCgccagatgatgatgatgatgacgaggaggagttcCAAGGCTTTTCACCTGATGCAGCTGAGAGCGACTCTGAATAA